A single genomic interval of Piliocolobus tephrosceles isolate RC106 chromosome 7, ASM277652v3, whole genome shotgun sequence harbors:
- the TNFRSF11B gene encoding tumor necrosis factor receptor superfamily member 11B codes for MSARAAETHRSARPAAASKRLRFPGTTMNKLLCCALVFLDISIKWTTQETFPPKYLHYDQETSHQLLCDKCPPGTYLKQHCTAKWKTVCTPCPDHYYTDSWHTSDECLYCSPVCKELQYIKQECNRTHNRVCECKEGRYLEIEFCLKHRSCPPGFGVVQAGTPERNTVCKRCPDGFFSNETSSKAPCRKHTNCSVFGLLLTQKGNATHDNICSGNSESTQKCGIDVTLCEEAFFRFAVPTKFTPNWLSVLVDNLPGTKVNAESVERIKRRHSSQEQTFQLLKLWKHQNKDQDIVKKIIQDIDLCENSVQRHIGHANLTFEQLRSLMESLPGKKVGAEDIEKTTKACKPSDQILKLLSLWRIKNGDQDTLKGLMHALKHSKTYHFPKTVTQSLKKTIRFLHSFTMYKLYQKLFLEMIGNQVQSVKISCL; via the exons TTTCTGGACATCTCCATTAAGTGGACCACCCAGGAAACATTTCCTCCAAAGTACCTTCATTATGACCAAGAAACTTCTCATCAGCTATTGTGTGACAAATGTCCTCCTGGTACCTACCTAAAACAACACTGTACAGCGAAGTGGAAGACCGTGTGCACCCCTTGCCCTGACCACTACTACACAGACAGCTGGCACACCAGTGATGAGTGTCTATACTGCAGCCCCGTGTGCAAGGAGCTGCAGTACATCAAGCAGGAGTGCAATCGCACCCACAACCGTGTGTGCGAATGCAAGGAAGGGCGCTACCTTGAGATAGAGTTCTGCTTGAAACATAGGAGCTGCCCTCCTGGATTTGGAGTGGTGCAAGCTG GAACCCCAGAGCGAAATACAGTTTGCAAAAGATGTCCAGATGGATTCTTCTCAAATGAGACGTCATCTAAAGCACCCTGTAGAAAACACACAAATTGCAGTGTCTTTGGTCTCCTGCTAACTCAGAAAGGAAATGCAACACACGACAATATATGTTCTGGAAACAGTGAATCAACTCAAAAGTGTGGAATAG ATGTTACCCTGTGTGAGGAGGCATTCTTCAGGTTTGCTGTTCCTACAAAGTTTACACCTAACTGGCTTAGTGTCTTGGTAGACAATTTGCCTGGCACCAAAGTAAATGCAGAGAGTGTAGAGAGGATAAAACGGCGACACAGCTCACAGGAACAGACTTTCCAGCTGCTGAAGTTATGGAAACATCAAAACAAAGACCAAGATATAGTCAAGAAGATCATCCAAG ATATTGACCTCTGTGAAAACAGTGTGCAGCGGCACATTGGACATGCTAACCTCACCTTCGAGCAGCTTCGTAGCTTGATGGAAAGCTTACCTGGAAAAAAAGTGGGAGCAGAAGACATCGAAAAAACAACAAAGGCATGCAAACCCAGTGACCAGATCCTGAAGCTGCTCAGCTTGTGGAGAATAAAAAACGGCGACCAAGACACCTTGAAGGGCCTAATGCACGCACTAAAGCACTCGAAGACGTACCACTTTCCCAAAACTGTCACTCAGAGTCTGAAGAAGACCATCCGGTTCCTTCACAGCTTCACAATGTACAAATTGTATCAGaagttatttttagaaatgatagGGAACCAGGTCCAATCAGTAAAAATAAGCTGCTTATAA